From Pantoea sp. At-9b, the proteins below share one genomic window:
- a CDS encoding NtaA/DmoA family FMN-dependent monooxygenase (This protein belongs to a clade of FMN-dependent monooxygenases, within a broader family of flavin-dependent oxidoreductases, the luciferase-like monooxygenase (LMM) family, some of whose members use coenzyme F420 rather than FMN.), whose protein sequence is MSRELIYNGFLHLTPNHHSHGYWRTPEGQVQYGYNQLDAYVRTVKTLEKGLFDTLFIADVVGVYDIEYGDGKTTIRAGTQFPEPDPITILSALGLATEHLGLVVTSNVIQAHPFSFARQISSLDEFTRGRIGWNIVTSYLSNGFRNYGYDEIVPHDERYIWAQEYLDVVYKLWELSWEDGAVLHDPATNRFFDADKIHKINHVGKRYRVEGPHIVEPSPQRSPVFFQAGNSEAGRHFAARNAEVTFLPSQTPETARKDIARLNQDVVDYGRQPEDLKKLVMLSTVIGSTEEEAKRKQQYLFDNIDINALQGFYSGGSGIDLANIDPDTPLTELSRREEFSQHMRSKFRIAVDADYGQGRVLTWREYLIKHALLPGRFAGTPEQIADKVQQFADAGVDGFNVVPVTTLGWWDEWVEHVVPVLQKRGLAQTAYQSGTLREKIFRKGSKLPDSHPQRKLSLD, encoded by the coding sequence ATGTCTCGTGAACTGATTTATAACGGGTTTCTCCATCTGACCCCTAATCACCACAGCCACGGCTACTGGCGCACGCCCGAGGGCCAGGTGCAGTACGGTTACAATCAGCTGGATGCGTATGTCAGGACTGTCAAAACGCTGGAAAAAGGCTTATTCGACACGCTGTTCATTGCCGATGTGGTGGGGGTGTACGACATTGAGTATGGCGATGGCAAAACCACTATTCGCGCCGGGACGCAATTCCCGGAACCCGATCCCATAACCATTCTCTCAGCCTTGGGGCTGGCAACCGAGCATTTAGGATTGGTGGTCACCAGCAACGTTATTCAGGCGCATCCCTTTTCTTTTGCGCGGCAAATCTCCTCGCTGGACGAATTCACGCGCGGGCGGATCGGCTGGAATATCGTCACGTCCTACTTATCAAACGGTTTCCGTAATTATGGTTACGACGAGATCGTGCCGCATGATGAGCGCTATATCTGGGCGCAGGAGTATCTCGATGTCGTTTATAAGCTTTGGGAGTTGTCGTGGGAGGACGGTGCCGTGCTGCACGATCCGGCGACCAATCGCTTCTTCGACGCCGATAAAATTCACAAAATCAACCATGTTGGTAAGCGGTACCGTGTTGAAGGCCCTCATATCGTTGAACCCTCGCCGCAGCGCAGTCCGGTCTTCTTCCAGGCAGGCAATTCGGAAGCCGGGCGTCATTTTGCGGCGCGCAATGCCGAAGTGACGTTCCTGCCATCGCAAACCCCTGAGACTGCGCGCAAGGATATTGCTCGTCTCAATCAGGATGTGGTGGATTACGGACGCCAGCCTGAAGATTTGAAAAAGCTGGTGATGCTCTCGACGGTGATTGGTTCGACGGAAGAAGAAGCGAAACGCAAGCAGCAATATCTGTTCGATAATATCGACATCAATGCATTGCAGGGTTTTTACAGCGGTGGCTCGGGTATTGACCTGGCGAATATTGACCCGGACACGCCGTTGACGGAACTAAGCCGCCGTGAAGAGTTCAGCCAGCATATGCGCTCAAAATTCCGCATCGCCGTGGATGCTGATTATGGTCAGGGCAGGGTGCTGACATGGCGTGAATATCTGATCAAACACGCCTTGTTGCCAGGCCGTTTCGCCGGTACACCGGAGCAAATCGCCGATAAAGTACAACAGTTTGCCGATGCGGGAGTGGATGGCTTCAACGTTGTGCCAGTGACAACTCTGGGATGGTGGGACGAGTGGGTGGAACATGTGGTTCCGGTGCTGCAAAAACGTGGCCTGGCGCAAACGGCATATCAATCAGGGACATTGCGCGAGAAGATTTTCCGCAAGGGGAGCAAATTACCTGACTCGCATCCACAGCGGAAATTGTCTCTTGATTGA
- a CDS encoding ABC transporter ATP-binding protein, whose product MSDNKVIEVRGLNVWATSDHAEPRHIVKNVSFDLQRGQCLALVGESGSGKSVTARSLVGLAGEQLRVEAETLTLQQEDLLGRSDRWWRKIRGRKVGFILQDALVSLDPLRPVGKEIAEALALHRWGTPSSRQEKVLALLEEVGVPHAAHRATQRPDELSGGLRQRALIASAIALHPDVLIADEPTTALDVTVQAQVLEVLRQMLDRGTSIILISHDLAVVAKIADHILVMQGGSIVEAGATQDVLQRPRHAYTQGLIDAIPSEHTKGQRLSAATSAPSAEPVRSNAPDDEVLLEARHIVKRFRGHTALADVSFTLKRGETLGIVGESGSGKTTLSRIALALESPDSGEVRFRGQPWSQASAAEQREIRRQIAVVYQDPLSSFDPRWRVEDILLDAIALDRHPATQTPRERAISLLESVGLGAEHLRQWPARMSGGQRQRVAIARAIATHPQIIVLDEAVSALDVTIQAQILDLLTDLQTQLGVSYLFISHDLGVIHHMSDRVLVMQNGLAVEQGTADAIFYRPHHPYTRKLLASLPRLGVAEPA is encoded by the coding sequence ATGAGCGATAACAAGGTAATCGAGGTGCGCGGACTAAACGTTTGGGCAACCAGTGACCATGCGGAACCGCGTCATATCGTGAAAAACGTCAGTTTTGACCTGCAACGCGGGCAATGTCTGGCGCTGGTGGGTGAATCGGGATCCGGTAAAAGTGTCACGGCACGTTCGTTGGTCGGATTGGCGGGTGAGCAGCTCCGGGTAGAGGCCGAGACGCTTACACTGCAACAGGAAGATCTGCTGGGTCGTAGCGATCGCTGGTGGCGAAAGATACGTGGCCGGAAAGTCGGATTTATTTTGCAGGATGCGCTGGTTTCCCTCGATCCCCTGCGTCCCGTGGGTAAAGAGATCGCTGAAGCGCTGGCACTGCACCGCTGGGGCACCCCCTCCAGCCGTCAGGAAAAGGTCCTCGCCTTGCTGGAGGAAGTGGGTGTGCCACACGCCGCGCATCGCGCCACTCAGCGTCCTGACGAGTTATCTGGCGGGTTACGTCAGCGTGCGCTGATCGCCTCTGCGATTGCGCTGCATCCCGACGTGCTGATAGCCGATGAGCCAACCACGGCGTTAGATGTCACCGTGCAGGCGCAGGTGCTGGAGGTACTGCGGCAGATGCTGGATCGCGGCACCAGTATCATTCTTATCAGCCACGATCTGGCGGTGGTCGCGAAGATTGCTGACCATATTCTGGTGATGCAGGGCGGCAGTATTGTGGAGGCTGGGGCGACGCAGGATGTGCTGCAACGGCCGCGTCATGCCTATACCCAGGGTTTGATCGATGCGATTCCGAGCGAGCACACCAAAGGGCAACGACTTTCCGCTGCCACTTCAGCACCCAGCGCAGAACCTGTCCGCTCAAATGCGCCAGATGATGAGGTGCTGCTGGAAGCCCGTCATATCGTTAAACGCTTTCGCGGACATACGGCGCTTGCGGATGTCTCGTTTACCCTCAAACGCGGTGAGACGCTGGGCATCGTTGGGGAGTCGGGGTCGGGCAAAACCACGCTGTCGCGCATTGCGCTGGCGCTGGAATCACCGGATAGCGGCGAGGTGCGTTTTCGCGGCCAACCCTGGAGTCAGGCTTCTGCGGCTGAACAGCGCGAGATTCGTCGGCAGATCGCGGTGGTTTACCAGGACCCGCTGTCCTCTTTCGATCCACGCTGGCGGGTCGAAGACATCCTGCTGGACGCCATCGCACTGGATCGTCATCCCGCGACACAAACACCGCGTGAGCGCGCCATCAGTCTGCTTGAGTCAGTTGGCCTTGGTGCTGAACATCTGCGTCAGTGGCCAGCACGCATGTCAGGCGGGCAGCGTCAGCGTGTGGCGATTGCCCGTGCCATCGCAACGCACCCACAAATCATCGTGCTGGATGAGGCGGTATCGGCGCTGGACGTCACCATCCAGGCGCAAATCCTCGATCTGCTGACGGATCTCCAGACGCAACTGGGCGTCAGCTATCTGTTTATCTCGCATGACCTTGGCGTCATCCACCATATGAGCGATCGGGTGTTGGTGATGCAAAACGGTCTGGCGGTGGAACAGGGCACGGCCGATGCGATTTTCTATCGGCCACACCATCCTTATACCCGCAAATTACTTGCCTCGCTGCCCCGCCTGGGTGTGGCTGAACCGGCCTGA
- a CDS encoding ABC transporter permease — MTTHLSDYVGLKTTAPARAVTRRIPFSVLLAGMVALFFIVAAIAPAWLATHDPFSTDLLRALQPPSLTHWLGTDDIGRDLYSRIIWGTRLSLLIGLGAMVIAMFGAIVLGFSAALGPRWLAEPVNRLLEILLAFPTLLLALLFVALLGPSASSLLISVGIGTAPGYARLVRAQALQVRQSGYVEAARALGHGWHQVFLQHIAPNVFRPLFSLVALGIGQSVVWASGLSFLGLGVVPPSPEWGALLEAGKINVTVAWWLEVLPGIAIVLVALSFTQIGRYIQQRAAGEKR, encoded by the coding sequence ATGACAACTCATCTTTCTGATTACGTCGGGCTGAAAACCACAGCACCGGCCAGAGCCGTAACCCGAAGAATACCGTTTTCCGTGTTGCTGGCAGGCATGGTGGCGCTGTTCTTTATCGTTGCCGCCATCGCACCGGCATGGCTGGCGACGCATGACCCCTTCAGCACCGATCTCCTGCGGGCATTGCAGCCGCCGTCGCTGACTCACTGGCTGGGTACGGATGATATTGGCCGCGATCTCTACAGCCGGATTATCTGGGGAACCCGGCTATCGCTGCTGATTGGCCTGGGTGCCATGGTCATTGCGATGTTTGGCGCGATAGTGCTGGGCTTCAGTGCCGCATTAGGTCCGCGCTGGCTGGCCGAACCGGTCAACCGGCTACTGGAAATTCTGCTGGCTTTCCCCACTTTGCTACTGGCACTGCTGTTTGTCGCATTGCTGGGACCTTCCGCCAGCAGTTTACTCATCTCGGTCGGCATCGGCACTGCCCCTGGCTATGCACGACTGGTGCGGGCGCAGGCGTTGCAGGTGCGGCAATCCGGCTATGTCGAGGCGGCTCGTGCGCTGGGTCATGGCTGGCATCAGGTGTTCCTACAACATATCGCGCCGAATGTTTTCCGCCCGCTGTTTTCACTGGTGGCGTTGGGGATTGGGCAATCCGTGGTCTGGGCATCGGGGTTGTCATTTTTGGGCCTGGGTGTGGTTCCTCCCTCGCCTGAATGGGGCGCGCTGCTGGAAGCCGGGAAAATTAACGTCACGGTCGCCTGGTGGCTTGAAGTGCTGCCGGGCATCGCCATTGTGCTGGTGGCGCTGTCATTCACGCAAATCGGCCGCTATATCCAGCAGCGTGCCGCAGGGGAGAAGCGCTGA